One Methylocapsa sp. D3K7 DNA window includes the following coding sequences:
- a CDS encoding extracellular solute-binding protein yields the protein MRQIPRRFLAPTLAIFAAIFLASGAARAAQASPEIPAGAPGIAMHGDPALKDPFDHLPYADPNALKGGRLTIGFLGTFDSLNPFNLKAGSTAQGMNGNVFETLMTRSLDEPFTLYGLIAQSIETPDDRSSVTFRLDPRAHFSDGEPITSADVRFTFELLKTKGRPQQRAAYSLVKSIDTPDALTIRYDLTGIGDREMPLTLALMPVLPRHKIDLSKFDDASLAIPTGSGPYLVADVKPGQRVILRRDPHYWAKDLPVRRGLYNFDEIDIEYFRDANSLFEAFAAGLLDFREETNPARWTNSYDFPAIRDHRMIRQALPSGGPKGMEGFVFNLRRPLFDDIRVREALGLVFDFEWINTNLYNGLYKRTKSFFDDSELASTGRPADAAELALLEPFPGAVREDVLQGTWRPAATDGSGTDRIEPKRALALLKDAGYDIENGRLTKAGQPLSFEIMVKDRNQERLALNYADALARIGVTATVRQVDEVQYQRRRQKFDFDMMIGTWLASSSPGNEQRSRWGSASAAQEASFNLAGVKSPAVDALINAMLAAKTHEDFVAAVRAYDRVLLSGFYIVPLFHSPDQWIAASSKLARPAVLPSHGPASGGATLDTWWRAKP from the coding sequence ATGAGACAGATTCCGCGGCGCTTTCTGGCGCCAACCCTCGCCATTTTCGCGGCTATATTCCTTGCTTCCGGCGCCGCCCGCGCGGCGCAGGCCTCCCCGGAGATCCCCGCTGGTGCGCCAGGCATCGCCATGCACGGTGACCCGGCCCTGAAGGACCCCTTCGATCACTTGCCCTATGCCGATCCCAACGCCTTGAAGGGGGGGCGTCTCACCATCGGATTTCTCGGCACGTTCGACAGTCTCAATCCGTTCAATCTCAAGGCCGGCTCCACCGCTCAAGGGATGAATGGCAACGTTTTCGAGACCTTGATGACGCGCTCTCTCGATGAGCCCTTCACGCTCTACGGACTCATTGCGCAATCTATCGAGACGCCCGACGATCGCAGCTCCGTGACCTTCCGGCTCGATCCGCGCGCCCATTTCTCGGATGGCGAGCCCATCACTTCGGCCGACGTCCGGTTCACCTTCGAGCTTTTGAAAACGAAGGGGCGCCCGCAGCAGCGCGCCGCCTATTCCCTCGTGAAATCGATCGACACGCCCGATGCGCTGACGATCCGCTACGATTTGACGGGCATCGGCGACCGTGAAATGCCATTGACGCTGGCACTCATGCCGGTGTTGCCGCGCCATAAGATTGATCTTTCGAAATTTGATGACGCCAGCCTGGCGATTCCAACCGGATCCGGTCCCTACCTCGTCGCCGATGTCAAACCCGGCCAGCGAGTCATCTTGCGCCGCGACCCCCATTACTGGGCGAAGGATTTGCCGGTCCGCCGCGGACTTTACAATTTCGACGAGATCGACATCGAATATTTCCGCGACGCCAACAGTCTGTTCGAAGCTTTCGCAGCTGGACTTCTCGATTTCCGCGAGGAGACCAATCCGGCGCGCTGGACGAATTCCTATGATTTCCCCGCCATTCGCGATCATCGCATGATCCGGCAAGCCCTGCCCTCGGGCGGCCCGAAGGGAATGGAAGGCTTTGTCTTCAATCTGCGGCGGCCGCTCTTTGACGACATCAGGGTGCGCGAGGCGCTGGGACTGGTGTTCGATTTCGAATGGATCAACACCAATCTTTACAATGGGCTCTATAAGCGCACGAAAAGCTTTTTCGACGATTCGGAGCTTGCCTCGACGGGACGGCCCGCGGATGCCGCTGAGCTTGCTTTGCTGGAGCCATTTCCGGGGGCGGTGCGCGAAGATGTTTTGCAAGGCACGTGGCGGCCAGCCGCCACCGACGGGTCCGGTACCGACCGGATCGAGCCCAAGCGCGCCCTCGCTCTGTTGAAAGACGCCGGTTACGACATCGAAAACGGCCGCCTGACCAAAGCGGGCCAGCCTTTGTCTTTCGAGATCATGGTCAAGGACCGGAACCAAGAACGGCTCGCTTTGAATTACGCGGATGCGCTGGCGCGCATCGGTGTCACTGCCACGGTCCGGCAGGTTGACGAAGTCCAGTATCAGAGGCGCAGGCAAAAATTCGATTTCGACATGATGATCGGCACCTGGCTCGCCTCGTCCTCGCCTGGCAACGAGCAGCGCTCGCGCTGGGGATCGGCGAGCGCCGCACAGGAAGCCTCGTTCAACTTGGCGGGCGTCAAATCCCCCGCCGTCGATGCGCTGATCAATGCGATGCTGGCGGCCAAGACGCATGAGGACTTTGTCGCCGCCGTGCGCGCTTATGATCGCGTGCTTCTCTCGGGTTTTTATATCGTGCCGCTGTTTCATTCCCCCGACCAATGGATCGCGGCCTCTTCCAAGCTGGCGCGGCCGGCGGTCTTGCCAAGCCACGGCCCAGCCTCGGGCGGCGCCACGCTGGATACGTGGTGGCGCGCGAAGCCGTGA
- the truA gene encoding tRNA pseudouridine(38-40) synthase TruA, which translates to MPRYKLTLEYDGTPFVGWQRQDNGLSVQEAIETALEVLGGEKIRIRGAGRTDTGVHALGQVAHASLAKEWRTDVLRDGLNAHLRPLPVAILAAERVPDHFDARFSAVRRHYLYRIVNRRAPLTVTRGRAWLVKRKLDSGAMQDAARVLLGSHDFTTFRASQCQAENPVRTLERLDVVREGEDVHILASARSFLHSQVRSIVGSLEHVGSGKWSVADMRDALEARDRCRCGVVAPPEGLYLSAVDYDAPPAK; encoded by the coding sequence ATGCCGCGCTATAAGCTCACGCTCGAATATGACGGGACTCCCTTCGTCGGCTGGCAGCGGCAGGATAATGGGCTTTCCGTGCAAGAAGCGATCGAGACGGCGCTCGAAGTGTTGGGCGGCGAGAAGATCAGGATCCGCGGTGCCGGGCGCACGGATACTGGGGTGCATGCCTTGGGGCAAGTTGCGCACGCGAGCCTTGCCAAGGAGTGGCGCACCGATGTGCTGCGCGATGGCTTGAACGCGCATCTGCGGCCGCTGCCGGTCGCGATTCTTGCAGCCGAACGTGTGCCTGATCATTTTGACGCGCGGTTCTCGGCCGTGCGGCGGCATTATCTCTATCGGATCGTCAACCGCCGCGCGCCTTTGACGGTGACGCGAGGCCGCGCCTGGCTTGTGAAACGAAAGCTCGATAGCGGCGCCATGCAGGACGCGGCGCGCGTGCTTCTCGGCAGCCACGATTTTACTACGTTTCGCGCGTCGCAGTGCCAGGCGGAGAACCCGGTGCGCACTTTGGAACGGCTCGATGTTGTGCGCGAGGGGGAGGACGTTCATATCCTGGCGAGCGCGCGGTCGTTTCTGCACAGTCAGGTGCGCTCGATCGTCGGCTCGCTCGAGCATGTGGGGTCCGGCAAATGGAGCGTCGCGGATATGAGGGACGCGCTCGAGGCGCGTGACCGGTGCCGCTGCGGGGTGGTGGCGCCGCCGGAGGGGCTTTATCTTTCAGCTGTGGATTACGACGCGCCGCCAGCCAAATAA